From the Pseudomonas baltica genome, one window contains:
- a CDS encoding DUF1780 domain-containing protein: protein MDDSDYLRLLTNQAEQANAFLSNARKWERERWVCERLLQGLNIPYRTEEFVPAGQEPPDVLFREACFEVFFVLDEGRRLNDEWREELQRRRSAFSLSQLVRREARPKRIRAPELLQRLGPTLRKKAHNYQERDIDLGELDIIAFTSLKREVLDLNSHFPPPTEYLRQGWRSLSLVGPTFARVLFAHPDAPDFLRNNLGRSIVFDVGISL from the coding sequence ATGGATGACTCAGATTACCTGCGCCTGCTGACCAACCAGGCCGAACAAGCCAATGCGTTCCTGTCCAATGCCCGCAAATGGGAGCGCGAGCGTTGGGTCTGCGAGCGCCTGCTGCAAGGGCTGAACATTCCTTACCGTACTGAAGAGTTCGTGCCCGCCGGCCAGGAGCCGCCGGACGTGCTGTTTCGCGAGGCGTGCTTCGAGGTGTTCTTCGTGCTCGACGAAGGCCGGCGCCTCAATGACGAATGGCGCGAAGAACTGCAACGCCGCCGCAGTGCCTTTTCCCTCAGCCAGCTGGTGCGCCGCGAGGCCCGGCCCAAGCGTATTCGCGCCCCGGAGTTGCTGCAGCGCCTGGGGCCGACCTTGCGCAAGAAGGCGCACAACTACCAGGAGCGCGATATTGACCTGGGCGAGCTGGACATCATCGCCTTCACCAGCCTCAAGCGCGAAGTGCTCGACCTCAACAGCCACTTCCCGCCGCCGACCGAATACCTGCGTCAGGGCTGGCGTTCGCTGTCGCTGGTGGGGCCGACCTTCGCGCGGGTGCTGTTCGCCCATCCGGATGCGCCGGATTTCTTGCGCAACAACTTAGGGCGCAGCATCGTCTTCGATGTGGGGATCAGTCTTTGA